One window of the Bartonella bacilliformis KC583 genome contains the following:
- a CDS encoding TIGR02302 family protein — MSDENIKRCVMIRLWGVRFLAWCILCFERIWPRLLPFFLALSFLCSLSWFGIFNVLPYGWHLFFLSLILFVAVGSLFLLAGFRFPTAKEVDRHIEQKSGLKNQPLSVQTDRLCSEDDKDFSAVIWREHQRRMAEDLRYVRSGFAYPNSANHDPMALRFVFVLLCVCAFSFSFGSLGGRLQDAFDLRSMVNESSMRVDAWVTPPSYTGVAPIYLTRSEMTNFSIPEGSEVVVRVVDGSGVKVKAVSEEDGRKVLLSQKREKTALNDSIVRFETRLERSINLFFSSRYQQQQWHLDMMKDQIPTIRWLEKPERISAGALELQYEMDDDYGVTNAFAAIESLVDFDKNAVPLYQAPQIKLLLARGGKGKMRMVQDLSSHPWAGTEVKITLVVEDGAGQKGRSKTFVMTLPQRVFANPVARAVNEQRRLLALNAAARERVLDMLAALLVRPENGIQNSINILALQSAWTRLSMAQTEDELRDVVHYLWQIAIAIEGDQSESAQQRLKQAQTALRDALRRGASGAEIERLMADLRQAMHDYIRALAEKAPENSDSNNKANLSEDSLHKKLDSIEQMAQIGSSSSAEQLLDEIEQTLDHLRVQKSNRDQEQKNTQTTKMKKTIDKLGDVMRRQQEILNDTHRLETEKRRGETVTQEQSEALVERQAQLQSELSVLEKELSEQGFEKGGVLKEAEEKMNSAKAALGHGNHETSVKNQSDVLESLRQGAQNILQKMREALKQSEDMQNAAESQDPLGRPLSSDSDQGQNGKTMSQEGDKAQARQILEEIRRRLNKDHLSEEEKNYLERLLHFH; from the coding sequence ATGAGTGATGAAAACATCAAAAGATGCGTCATGATAAGGCTTTGGGGGGTGCGCTTTTTAGCCTGGTGTATCTTATGTTTTGAACGAATCTGGCCGCGCCTTTTGCCGTTTTTTTTGGCTTTGAGCTTTTTATGCTCGCTGAGTTGGTTTGGCATTTTTAATGTTCTACCTTATGGGTGGCATTTATTTTTTCTTAGTCTTATATTGTTTGTTGCTGTGGGCAGTCTATTTTTGCTTGCGGGCTTTCGCTTTCCTACAGCGAAAGAGGTTGATCGTCATATTGAGCAGAAAAGTGGCCTAAAAAATCAACCCTTAAGCGTTCAAACGGATCGTTTATGTTCTGAAGATGATAAAGATTTTAGCGCGGTTATTTGGCGTGAACATCAACGCCGCATGGCAGAAGATTTGCGCTATGTGCGAAGCGGATTTGCTTACCCCAATAGTGCTAACCATGATCCTATGGCTTTGAGGTTTGTGTTTGTTCTACTTTGTGTGTGTGCTTTCAGTTTCTCTTTTGGTTCATTAGGAGGGCGCTTGCAGGACGCATTTGATTTACGCTCTATGGTCAATGAATCATCAATGCGGGTTGATGCTTGGGTTACACCACCTTCTTATACGGGTGTTGCCCCCATTTACTTAACACGAAGTGAGATGACAAATTTTTCTATTCCTGAAGGGAGTGAGGTGGTTGTCCGTGTTGTTGATGGATCTGGTGTTAAAGTAAAGGCAGTATCTGAAGAGGATGGGCGTAAAGTTTTGCTTTCTCAAAAAAGAGAAAAGACAGCTTTGAATGATTCCATTGTTCGTTTTGAAACACGGTTAGAACGTTCCATAAATTTATTCTTTTCATCACGTTATCAACAACAACAATGGCATTTGGACATGATGAAAGACCAAATACCAACAATCCGTTGGCTTGAAAAACCAGAGCGGATTTCAGCTGGGGCATTGGAGTTGCAGTATGAAATGGATGATGATTATGGCGTTACAAATGCTTTTGCTGCTATAGAGTCTCTTGTTGATTTTGATAAAAACGCAGTTCCTCTTTACCAAGCTCCTCAAATAAAGCTTCTTTTAGCACGTGGTGGAAAGGGAAAAATGCGGATGGTGCAAGATTTATCGAGCCATCCATGGGCAGGCACGGAAGTTAAGATCACTTTAGTGGTAGAAGATGGTGCTGGCCAAAAGGGGCGTAGCAAAACCTTTGTTATGACATTACCGCAGCGTGTTTTTGCTAACCCTGTTGCTCGTGCGGTCAATGAACAACGCCGTTTATTAGCTCTTAATGCTGCTGCGCGTGAGCGTGTACTCGATATGCTTGCTGCTTTGCTTGTTCGTCCAGAAAATGGTATACAAAATTCAATCAATATTCTTGCATTACAGAGTGCGTGGACAAGGCTGTCGATGGCACAAACAGAAGATGAATTACGTGATGTGGTTCATTATTTGTGGCAGATTGCCATAGCGATTGAGGGTGATCAGTCAGAGTCTGCTCAGCAAAGACTAAAACAAGCACAAACGGCTCTGCGCGATGCATTGCGCCGTGGTGCTTCAGGAGCAGAAATTGAACGCCTTATGGCTGATTTACGCCAGGCTATGCATGATTATATCCGTGCTTTGGCTGAAAAAGCACCAGAAAATAGTGACTCTAATAATAAGGCGAACCTTTCTGAAGATAGTCTGCACAAAAAGCTCGATTCGATTGAGCAAATGGCTCAAATAGGGTCTTCTTCTTCTGCTGAACAGCTTTTAGATGAAATTGAACAAACACTTGATCATTTGCGCGTTCAAAAAAGCAATCGGGATCAAGAGCAAAAGAATACGCAAACAACAAAGATGAAAAAGACGATTGATAAACTTGGTGATGTGATGCGCCGTCAGCAGGAAATTCTCAATGATACACATCGTTTAGAAACAGAAAAACGACGTGGGGAAACTGTTACACAAGAGCAGAGTGAAGCTTTGGTAGAACGTCAAGCTCAATTACAGTCTGAATTATCGGTGTTAGAAAAGGAATTGTCAGAGCAAGGTTTTGAAAAGGGTGGTGTGTTGAAAGAGGCAGAAGAGAAAATGAATTCTGCAAAAGCTGCCCTTGGTCATGGAAACCACGAGACATCTGTAAAAAATCAATCAGATGTCTTAGAATCTTTGCGACAAGGTGCACAAAATATTTTACAAAAAATGCGTGAAGCGTTGAAACAATCTGAAGATATGCAAAATGCTGCTGAGTCTCAAGATCCATTAGGACGTCCCTTATCTTCAGACAGTGATCAGGGGCAAAACGGTAAGACTATGTCTCAGGAGGGTGATAAGGCGCAGGCACGGCAAATTCTGGAAGAAATTCGCAGGCGTCTCAACAAGGACCATCTCTCTGAAGAAGAAAAGAATTATCTTGAAAGGTTGTTGCATTTTCACTAA
- a CDS encoding class I SAM-dependent methyltransferase — MDIITLRDFYASPLGTRVQTTLCEQLNIKWPNLDDKRVLGFGYSLPYLAALHARAQQCFAFMPANQGVTPWPCADKVATALVFEEDLPLPDASVDCILLIHALEYSENARETLNEIWRVLAPNGHLIVIVPNRCGLWARNDRTPFGYGQPYSRQQIVRLFEETNFIVRSVQEIVHYMPFSGRVSRLFSLFYEPLARYLFPYFGGLLMCQVQKRVYQGLFVQRRQSRRVFIPVLSPQAREKCTPS; from the coding sequence TTGGATATAATCACACTGAGAGATTTTTATGCTTCTCCACTCGGTACGCGGGTGCAAACGACGCTGTGTGAGCAACTTAATATAAAATGGCCAAATCTTGATGATAAACGCGTCTTGGGTTTTGGTTATTCTTTGCCTTATCTTGCTGCATTGCATGCACGTGCACAACAGTGTTTTGCTTTCATGCCAGCTAATCAAGGTGTGACACCCTGGCCTTGTGCGGATAAGGTTGCGACAGCGCTCGTTTTTGAAGAAGATTTGCCTCTTCCTGATGCTTCAGTGGATTGTATTTTATTGATTCATGCCCTGGAATATAGCGAAAATGCACGGGAAACACTCAATGAAATATGGCGTGTTTTGGCTCCTAATGGTCATTTGATTGTTATTGTTCCTAATCGTTGTGGATTATGGGCACGCAATGATCGCACGCCTTTTGGCTATGGCCAACCCTATAGTCGACAACAAATTGTTCGTTTATTTGAAGAAACAAATTTTATTGTCAGGTCTGTGCAAGAAATTGTGCATTATATGCCTTTTTCTGGGCGTGTTTCGCGGTTATTTTCACTTTTCTATGAACCTCTGGCGCGCTACCTGTTTCCTTATTTTGGTGGATTGTTAATGTGCCAGGTCCAGAAACGTGTTTATCAAGGTCTATTTGTGCAGCGCCGCCAATCACGACGTGTGTTCATTCCTGTTTTATCACCACAAGCTCGTGAAAAATGTACACCATCTTAG